A genomic window from Psychrilyobacter piezotolerans includes:
- a CDS encoding GntR family transcriptional regulator, protein MKKKFTTDEIYNILKDRIIQIKYEPGIVLNEVDIGNEFEISRTPIREIFQRLNSNKLLKIIPRYGAQVSHIDFKYMKSIFEITREFDSLATKLCVDNISEEEISKLEEIYNNLLQYNIEEDYQKAISEDEKFHKIILKNCGNTCLEEILSNLHIHTERLWHYSEDHIDSMEIFTETLGKILTAIKEKDKEKAEKYAREHIDIFVEKVKKEML, encoded by the coding sequence ATGAAAAAAAAATTTACAACAGATGAAATATATAATATTTTAAAAGATAGAATTATACAAATTAAATATGAACCTGGAATAGTTTTGAATGAAGTTGATATTGGAAATGAATTTGAAATAAGCAGGACCCCCATAAGAGAAATATTCCAAAGGTTAAACAGCAATAAATTACTTAAAATTATACCAAGGTACGGGGCCCAGGTTTCACATATTGATTTTAAATATATGAAATCAATATTTGAAATAACCAGAGAATTTGACAGCCTTGCAACAAAACTGTGTGTGGATAACATTTCAGAAGAAGAAATTTCCAAACTTGAAGAAATATATAATAACCTCCTCCAGTATAATATTGAGGAAGATTACCAGAAAGCTATCTCAGAGGATGAGAAATTCCATAAAATAATTTTAAAAAATTGTGGAAATACATGTCTGGAAGAAATACTTTCAAATTTACATATCCATACTGAAAGATTGTGGCATTATTCTGAAGATCATATAGATTCAATGGAAATATTTACAGAAACATTGGGGAAGATCCTAACTGCCATAAAGGAAAAAGATAAAGAAAAAGCAGAAAAATATGCCCGGGAGCATATAGATATTTTTGTTGAAAAAGTAAAAAAAGAGATGCTTTAA
- a CDS encoding GrdX family protein, with the protein MGYLIVSNNPMVKEKFDNVYFIEGTSREVLEKVRDLVHEGFELMTHPLGASLRMMFSPCFSVVVKEKQGEFNYFHTEIIESSIEKYNQHMEVREEDVENSKDYAVVDYKLLESALGEINNNAMSF; encoded by the coding sequence TTGGGATACTTAATAGTAAGTAATAATCCGATGGTCAAGGAAAAATTTGATAATGTTTATTTTATTGAAGGTACATCAAGGGAGGTGCTGGAAAAGGTAAGAGATCTGGTTCACGAAGGGTTTGAGTTGATGACCCACCCGTTGGGAGCCAGCTTGAGAATGATGTTCTCACCATGTTTTTCTGTAGTCGTTAAAGAAAAGCAGGGGGAGTTCAATTATTTTCACACTGAAATAATTGAATCAAGTATTGAAAAATATAACCAGCATATGGAGGTGAGAGAAGAGGATGTTGAAAATTCTAAAGATTATGCAGTAGTTGACTATAAGCTTTTAGAATCTGCTCTTGGGGAAATAAATAATAATGCAATGTCTTTTTAA
- a CDS encoding glycine/sarcosine/betaine reductase component B subunit, protein MKLEHRKINIKDIQFGEKTAVADGVLFVNKEEVIAELKTNSKIKEVKIDIARPGEKVRIIPVKDAIEPRVKIEGEGDQFPGVLAKVTQAGEGKVNILNGVAVVTIGDIVGFQEGVIDMWGEGAKWTPFSKTLNLVVEIIPIDGLEPHVHEAAVRMAGLKAAAFIGKAGREIEPDEIEVYETGSMAEEIAKYPDLPKVLYVEMLISQGLLHDGYIYGVNSQQILPTLLHPNEELDGAVISGNCVAACDKITTYQHQNNPVMKDLYAKHGKELNFLGVVLTPELTTLDGKIRTCDYTAKLCKMVGADGVIVSEEGYGNPDTDLLMICKRLEDSGIKTVLITDECSGRDGMSQSLADTAKEAIAVVSGGNVSHLVTLPPADIILGNIEAISTLAGGWEGSLLEDGSFMCELNAIIGATSEIGYHNCTSKLY, encoded by the coding sequence TTGAAGTTAGAACATAGAAAAATTAATATTAAGGATATACAGTTTGGAGAAAAAACTGCAGTAGCAGATGGAGTATTGTTTGTAAATAAAGAAGAAGTAATAGCTGAGTTAAAAACAAATTCTAAAATTAAAGAAGTAAAAATTGATATAGCAAGACCGGGAGAAAAAGTAAGAATTATTCCTGTGAAAGATGCTATCGAACCAAGGGTAAAAATTGAAGGGGAAGGAGATCAATTTCCAGGGGTACTGGCAAAAGTAACCCAGGCAGGGGAAGGAAAAGTTAATATATTAAATGGTGTTGCAGTGGTAACAATAGGAGATATTGTAGGATTCCAGGAAGGGGTAATTGATATGTGGGGTGAAGGTGCTAAATGGACTCCCTTTTCTAAGACATTAAATTTAGTAGTAGAAATCATACCTATAGATGGTTTGGAGCCACACGTTCATGAGGCTGCTGTCAGAATGGCAGGACTAAAAGCAGCTGCATTTATCGGAAAAGCAGGAAGAGAGATAGAGCCGGATGAGATTGAAGTTTATGAAACTGGAAGTATGGCAGAAGAGATAGCAAAATATCCTGACTTACCAAAAGTTTTATATGTAGAGATGCTGATATCTCAAGGATTACTGCATGACGGTTATATATATGGGGTAAACAGTCAGCAGATATTACCGACATTGTTACATCCAAATGAAGAACTGGATGGAGCGGTTATCAGCGGGAACTGTGTAGCTGCCTGTGACAAAATAACAACTTACCAGCATCAGAATAATCCGGTTATGAAAGATTTATATGCTAAACACGGGAAGGAATTAAACTTCTTGGGTGTTGTATTAACTCCAGAATTAACAACCTTAGACGGGAAGATCAGAACATGTGATTATACAGCTAAATTATGTAAGATGGTAGGAGCTGACGGGGTTATCGTATCGGAAGAGGGATATGGAAACCCGGATACCGACCTATTGATGATCTGTAAAAGATTAGAAGATTCAGGGATAAAAACAGTTTTAATTACAGATGAATGTTCTGGAAGAGACGGGATGTCACAGTCACTTGCAGATACAGCAAAGGAAGCAATAGCAGTAGTTTCAGGAGGAAACGTAAGTCATCTGGTTACTCTGCCCCCTGCAGACATAATTTTGGGAAATATTGAAGCTATATCTACCTTAGCAGGAGGATGGGAAGGATCACTCTTGGAAGATGGAAGTTTTATGTGTGAGCTGAACGCAATAATAGGAGCAACATCAGAGATTGGATACCATAATTGTACATCTAAATTATATTAA
- a CDS encoding glycine/betaine/sarcosine/D-proline family reductase selenoprotein B, giving the protein MGKKFKVVYYLNQFFGQIGGEDKAGMGPQFIDGNVGPATAFDSLLKGEGEVVGTVICGDNYFNEKKEDAMAEISRMIKDADPDIVITGPAFNAGRYGMACGEVAKYVIDELKIPAVTGMYIENPAVELCKAKVIIAQTGASAGGMRKALSSMSRIVKKIISGEELGLPEEDGYIPQGKRKTIFVDKRGSERAVDMLLNRLNGREFTTELPMPVFDTVEPADAIKDITKATIALITTGGIVPMGNPDRIQSASAQIWGRYDIADYNSLTEGEYCTIHGGYDPVYANEDPDRVAPLDMLRKLKTEGYIGDVDKYFYTTTGTGTSVGNAVKFGREMGELLKADGVDGVIMTSTUGTCTRCGATILKEIERFGIAVVHMSTITTISKSVGANRIVPTIAIPYPVGNPKLSSKEEGELKYSLVKRAVDALATEVSGVTEFE; this is encoded by the coding sequence ATGGGAAAAAAGTTTAAGGTAGTATATTATTTGAATCAGTTTTTTGGTCAAATAGGCGGGGAAGACAAAGCCGGGATGGGACCTCAATTTATAGACGGGAATGTAGGACCGGCAACGGCTTTTGATAGTCTGTTAAAAGGAGAGGGAGAGGTAGTTGGAACTGTAATTTGCGGGGACAATTATTTTAATGAAAAAAAAGAAGATGCCATGGCAGAGATTAGCCGGATGATAAAAGATGCTGATCCGGATATAGTTATAACAGGACCTGCCTTCAATGCAGGAAGATATGGGATGGCATGCGGGGAAGTTGCTAAATATGTTATAGATGAACTAAAAATTCCGGCAGTGACAGGAATGTATATTGAAAACCCGGCAGTGGAACTCTGCAAAGCTAAAGTTATAATTGCCCAAACAGGAGCTTCAGCCGGAGGTATGCGTAAAGCTTTAAGTTCAATGTCAAGGATTGTGAAAAAAATAATATCAGGAGAAGAATTAGGACTGCCTGAAGAAGACGGGTATATTCCCCAGGGGAAGAGGAAAACAATCTTTGTAGATAAAAGAGGATCTGAAAGAGCTGTAGATATGCTTTTAAACAGGTTAAACGGGAGGGAATTTACAACAGAACTTCCAATGCCGGTATTTGATACGGTAGAACCGGCAGATGCCATTAAGGATATAACTAAGGCTACCATTGCATTAATTACAACCGGGGGAATTGTTCCAATGGGGAATCCCGACAGAATCCAGTCGGCAAGTGCCCAGATATGGGGAAGATATGACATAGCTGACTATAACAGTCTTACAGAAGGGGAATACTGTACGATTCATGGGGGGTATGATCCTGTATATGCAAATGAAGATCCAGACAGGGTGGCTCCCCTTGATATGCTGAGAAAACTTAAAACCGAGGGTTATATAGGAGATGTGGATAAATATTTCTATACAACCACAGGAACAGGAACCTCTGTAGGAAATGCCGTTAAGTTTGGAAGGGAGATGGGTGAGTTACTCAAAGCAGATGGTGTGGATGGAGTAATCATGACTTCTACATGAGGAACTTGTACTCGTTGCGGTGCAACGATCTTAAAAGAAATAGAAAGATTTGGAATAGCAGTAGTTCATATGTCTACAATTACTACTATATCTAAATCGGTAGGAGCCAACAGGATTGTTCCAACTATCGCTATCCCATACCCGGTAGGAAATCCAAAACTTTCTTCTAAAGAAGAGGGAGAGTTAAAATATAGCCTTGTAAAAAGAGCCGTAGATGCTTTGGCTACAGAGGTTTCTGGTGTAACTGAATTTGAATAA
- a CDS encoding YkvI family membrane protein: protein MVNEKVKINEKINKKTVMMFGGAIIAFLIGSGFATGQEILQYFAGYGYLGLAGSAVVFLLLVYVCSSFLEVGHREKFEKGNDIYKYYCGEKLGFFFDYFSTIFCFMSFVVMVAGASATMTQHYGTPAVVGGLLIASLSLVTVLTGLSRIVEIVGRVGPIIVAIAICVGLVAIFKNYTNLDPETVSLSIESLKSSEKLVKASSSWYLAAFSYVGFCMLWLAGFLASLGAKAQSPLEAKSGGILGGALFSLAVVVVTLGLLSSIDTTAGTQIPMLYLANNIHPLFSSIFALIILAGIFSTAVPLLWSVSARFTVEGTKSFKVLTSLLATLGFFVGIWLPFDKLVNIVYVINGYLGGILLVIMCYRSINRRLKKKTVTLVEDTEKR from the coding sequence ATGGTAAACGAAAAAGTCAAGATAAATGAAAAAATCAATAAAAAAACTGTCATGATGTTTGGTGGAGCTATAATTGCTTTTCTGATAGGTTCAGGATTTGCGACCGGACAAGAGATCTTACAGTATTTTGCCGGTTATGGTTACTTAGGATTAGCAGGTTCTGCTGTTGTTTTTCTGCTCTTAGTATATGTCTGCTCTAGTTTTTTAGAGGTTGGGCATAGGGAGAAATTTGAAAAAGGTAATGATATCTATAAATACTATTGTGGAGAAAAATTAGGGTTCTTCTTTGATTATTTTTCAACAATATTTTGTTTTATGTCTTTTGTAGTCATGGTAGCTGGTGCATCTGCTACTATGACTCAGCATTACGGTACACCAGCGGTAGTTGGTGGACTTTTAATAGCTTCTTTGTCTTTGGTCACCGTCCTTACAGGATTGTCCAGGATAGTTGAAATCGTTGGAAGAGTCGGCCCTATTATAGTTGCGATCGCAATTTGTGTAGGTCTTGTAGCTATCTTCAAGAACTACACCAATCTAGATCCGGAAACAGTGTCCTTGTCCATAGAATCTTTGAAATCTTCCGAAAAACTGGTGAAGGCATCATCCTCATGGTATCTGGCTGCCTTTTCATATGTTGGTTTCTGCATGCTTTGGCTAGCCGGCTTTCTGGCTTCTTTAGGAGCCAAGGCTCAAAGTCCGTTAGAAGCTAAATCAGGAGGGATCCTTGGAGGAGCTCTGTTCTCCCTGGCAGTAGTGGTTGTCACCTTGGGGCTATTGTCGTCTATCGATACGACAGCCGGCACACAAATCCCAATGCTTTACCTGGCTAACAATATCCACCCGCTGTTTTCCAGCATATTTGCTCTGATAATCTTAGCAGGAATTTTCTCCACAGCGGTTCCTTTACTTTGGAGTGTCTCAGCTAGATTTACTGTGGAGGGCACAAAGTCCTTTAAGGTTCTTACGTCTTTGCTGGCTACTTTAGGTTTCTTTGTTGGAATATGGCTTCCTTTTGATAAACTTGTGAACATTGTTTATGTTATCAATGGGTATCTTGGTGGGATCCTGTTGGTGATAATGTGTTACAGGAGTATTAATAGAAGGTTAAAGAAGAAAACTGTAACCCTTGTGGAGGACACTGAAAAAAGATAA
- a CDS encoding ferritin family protein, with translation MGLTAQLKNQDKTGVEFSFIKEAKVRCTVCGEILDARVEVCPVCKAGKDKFVAYNENATEEWATEHKLGEGLACGDTEIIEGLKANFAGECTEVGMYLAMSRVADREGYPEVAEAYKRIAFEEAEHAAKFAELLGEVVTDSSEENLRLRVAAEYGATSGKFELAKRAKELGFDAIHDTVHEMAKDEARHGKAFKGLLERHFEGK, from the coding sequence ATGGGATTAACGGCACAATTAAAAAATCAAGATAAAACAGGTGTAGAGTTTTCGTTTATTAAAGAGGCGAAAGTGAGATGTACAGTATGCGGGGAAATATTAGATGCAAGGGTTGAGGTGTGTCCGGTATGTAAGGCAGGTAAAGATAAATTCGTAGCTTATAATGAAAATGCTACTGAAGAGTGGGCAACCGAGCATAAATTAGGAGAAGGATTAGCCTGTGGAGACACAGAGATCATAGAAGGATTAAAAGCTAACTTTGCAGGAGAGTGCACGGAAGTTGGGATGTATTTGGCAATGTCAAGAGTTGCTGACAGAGAGGGATATCCGGAAGTAGCTGAAGCTTACAAGAGAATAGCATTTGAAGAAGCTGAACATGCAGCTAAATTTGCTGAATTATTGGGAGAAGTGGTAACCGATTCATCGGAAGAAAACTTAAGATTAAGAGTAGCAGCTGAATACGGGGCTACATCCGGTAAATTTGAATTGGCCAAGAGAGCTAAAGAATTAGGATTCGATGCAATCCACGACACGGTACATGAGATGGCGAAAGATGAAGCCAGACATGGAAAAGCATTCAAAGGTTTATTGGAAAGACATTTTGAAGGAAAATAA
- a CDS encoding GyrI-like domain-containing protein: MKFENVEFKEQKCFGIEEHITAKKKKEGLINTMWMTLIESIDYKTAGDLYGVSRNFDMTTQEFDYSVCTGIDTVILKEFTKKEITIPGGKYAKFASKGIMNAESIEKFYTDVFTFTMVGGEITPDMERGINSFEIYDESYLGIENPESVYYLLVPIK; encoded by the coding sequence ATGAAATTTGAAAATGTAGAATTTAAGGAACAGAAATGTTTTGGTATTGAAGAACATATTACAGCAAAAAAGAAAAAAGAAGGTCTTATCAACACCATGTGGATGACCCTTATAGAGTCTATTGATTATAAAACCGCCGGGGATCTCTATGGTGTCTCTAGAAATTTCGATATGACTACCCAGGAGTTTGATTATTCAGTTTGTACCGGTATAGATACAGTTATTTTAAAAGAGTTCACCAAAAAGGAAATAACTATCCCCGGTGGGAAGTATGCTAAATTTGCTTCCAAAGGAATAATGAATGCCGAGAGTATAGAAAAATTTTATACCGATGTATTTACCTTTACCATGGTAGGAGGAGAAATTACTCCGGATATGGAAAGGGGGATAAATTCCTTTGAAATTTATGATGAGTCATATCTGGGTATAGAGAATCCTGAGTCGGTCTATTATCTTTTAGTTCCTATAAAGTAA
- a CDS encoding heavy metal translocating P-type ATPase, whose translation MMKTKVINLTGLGCGKCRKKVEGIANDIDGVSKGIVDLEMSTLTIEFESEVLVDFEYLKKKIIKAGYGIMKEGKNESHITDTSDSGAPDKERSAAEGKILITETIEVGGITCQACVRTIETKTGKLDGVEKANVNFLTNKLEIVFDPERMDLNTIKKTIEYAGYEVIEKESMEDLTLKIEGMTCQSCVRSIEVNLGKEKGVHEVVVNLTTEKMRIKFNRKEIKLSQIRKKVESLGFKAVKDQGEPDYDRKKLELKKKWYEVMGLLFLGGIILYIAMGSMVGVSLPQIIDLNKNPLNFALIQLVFTIPVVYLGRRFYLVGFKVLFRNPNMDSLIAIGTGAAILYSLYGSLEIYAGNTAMAHHLYYESAVVILALISLGKYLEDVSKGKTSEAIKKLGSLRPKMANLMKDGEIIEIEVEEVELGDIVLVKPGEKIPVDGRVISGQTSVDESMLTGESMPVKKRIGDHVVGASINKNGSIQIETKATGEDTTLSHIIKLVEDAQGSKAPIARMADIISGYFVPVVIVIAVVSSGLWYLAGKSGWMELNNDPSIFALTIFIAVLVIACPCSLGLATPTAIMVGTGMGAKNGILIKGGEALETTHKLNYIIFDKTGTITLGKPVVTDVVETGKIIEKEKLLQLAGSLETHSEHPLGEAIVEEVKVKGMKLLKVSGFNSITGMGIAGVVEEKTILVGNEKLMVKNKVEILPKDKDKIDQLAKQGKTPMMIAVEGKFSGIIAVADPIKESSRKAIQNLKDMGIQVAMITGDNKKTADAIGKQVGIDLVLSEVMPEDKIEEVKKLQEEGYRVGMVGDGINDAPALAQADIGIGIATGTDVAMESADIVLMKSDLKDVAVAIELSRATIKNIKQNLFWAFAYNTTGIPVAAGVLFIFGGPLLNPMIAGGAMAMSSVSVVSNALRLKLFKSRY comes from the coding sequence ATGATGAAAACTAAAGTGATAAACTTAACAGGATTAGGGTGTGGAAAGTGCAGGAAAAAAGTAGAAGGAATCGCCAATGATATAGATGGTGTAAGTAAAGGGATAGTAGACTTAGAAATGTCTACTTTGACCATTGAATTTGAGAGTGAGGTTTTAGTGGATTTTGAGTATCTAAAAAAAAAAATAATAAAAGCAGGATACGGAATCATGAAGGAGGGGAAAAATGAGTCACATATTACAGATACCAGTGACAGCGGTGCACCTGACAAAGAAAGATCTGCAGCAGAAGGTAAAATTTTAATAACTGAAACTATTGAGGTAGGAGGAATTACCTGCCAGGCCTGTGTGAGGACCATTGAAACTAAGACAGGAAAATTAGACGGAGTAGAGAAGGCAAATGTAAATTTTTTGACAAATAAACTGGAGATAGTTTTCGACCCCGAGAGGATGGACCTGAATACCATAAAAAAAACCATTGAATATGCAGGATATGAGGTTATAGAAAAGGAGTCCATGGAGGACCTGACTCTGAAGATAGAGGGAATGACCTGTCAGTCATGTGTCAGGAGTATAGAGGTAAACCTGGGGAAGGAAAAGGGTGTCCATGAAGTTGTGGTAAACCTGACCACAGAAAAAATGAGGATAAAATTCAACAGAAAAGAGATAAAATTATCTCAGATCAGGAAAAAGGTGGAAAGTCTGGGATTTAAAGCTGTAAAAGATCAGGGGGAACCAGACTATGACAGAAAAAAATTAGAACTGAAGAAAAAATGGTATGAGGTGATGGGATTACTGTTTTTAGGAGGGATAATACTGTATATAGCAATGGGATCCATGGTGGGAGTTTCCCTGCCACAGATTATTGACCTGAATAAAAACCCGTTGAATTTTGCACTGATCCAGCTGGTGTTTACAATACCGGTAGTTTATCTTGGGAGGAGGTTTTATCTGGTAGGATTCAAAGTTTTATTCAGGAATCCCAATATGGACAGCTTGATAGCCATTGGAACAGGAGCTGCTATCTTGTACAGCCTGTATGGAAGCCTTGAAATTTATGCCGGGAATACAGCCATGGCACATCACTTATATTATGAATCAGCAGTAGTGATCTTGGCACTGATCTCTTTGGGGAAATATCTGGAGGATGTGAGCAAGGGGAAAACCTCGGAAGCTATTAAAAAATTAGGGAGTTTAAGACCCAAGATGGCAAACCTTATGAAAGACGGTGAAATAATAGAGATAGAGGTAGAAGAGGTGGAACTAGGGGATATTGTGCTGGTTAAACCCGGGGAAAAGATCCCTGTAGATGGAAGGGTAATAAGCGGCCAGACCAGTGTGGATGAATCTATGCTGACCGGTGAAAGTATGCCGGTAAAAAAAAGGATAGGAGATCACGTAGTAGGAGCCAGTATAAATAAAAATGGGAGTATCCAGATAGAAACTAAAGCTACCGGAGAGGATACCACACTGTCCCATATAATAAAATTAGTAGAAGATGCACAGGGGTCTAAAGCTCCAATTGCCAGGATGGCAGATATAATATCAGGATATTTTGTACCTGTGGTTATAGTAATTGCCGTGGTTTCATCAGGTTTATGGTATTTAGCTGGGAAATCAGGGTGGATGGAGTTAAATAATGATCCCAGTATATTTGCCCTGACTATATTTATAGCAGTATTAGTCATAGCCTGTCCGTGTTCCCTTGGTTTAGCCACTCCTACAGCTATCATGGTAGGAACCGGTATGGGAGCTAAAAATGGGATCCTTATAAAGGGCGGAGAGGCATTGGAAACTACCCATAAATTAAATTATATAATTTTTGATAAAACAGGAACCATTACCCTGGGAAAACCTGTGGTAACAGATGTAGTAGAAACAGGCAAAATAATAGAAAAAGAAAAATTATTACAGCTGGCTGGATCTCTTGAAACCCATTCAGAGCATCCTCTGGGAGAAGCAATAGTAGAAGAAGTAAAGGTAAAAGGGATGAAGCTTTTAAAGGTAAGCGGATTTAACTCCATAACAGGAATGGGAATAGCAGGAGTAGTAGAGGAAAAAACTATCCTGGTAGGGAATGAAAAACTCATGGTAAAAAATAAGGTAGAAATCCTGCCCAAAGATAAAGATAAGATAGACCAGCTGGCTAAACAAGGGAAAACTCCTATGATGATTGCCGTAGAGGGGAAATTCAGCGGGATAATAGCAGTAGCCGATCCGATAAAGGAAAGCAGCAGAAAAGCTATTCAAAATTTAAAAGATATGGGAATTCAGGTAGCCATGATAACCGGGGACAATAAAAAAACAGCAGATGCCATAGGGAAACAGGTGGGAATAGACCTGGTGTTATCCGAAGTAATGCCCGAGGATAAGATAGAAGAGGTAAAAAAATTACAGGAGGAGGGATACAGAGTAGGGATGGTAGGAGACGGGATAAATGATGCTCCTGCACTGGCTCAGGCAGATATCGGGATAGGGATAGCGACCGGAACAGATGTAGCCATGGAGTCGGCGGATATAGTACTTATGAAAAGTGACTTAAAGGATGTGGCAGTGGCTATAGAGCTCAGTCGTGCTACTATTAAAAATATTAAGCAGAATTTATTCTGGGCATTTGCCTACAATACTACAGGAATCCCGGTGGCGGCAGGAGTACTCTTTATATTTGGAGGGCCCCTATTGAACCCTATGATAGCAGGAGGAGCCATGGCCATGAGTTCGGTATCTGTAGTGAGTAATGCATTGAGGCTGAAATTATTTAAAAGCAGATATTAG
- a CDS encoding anthranilate synthase component II, with protein sequence MILMIDNYDSFTYNLVQYLNELGEEVRVYRNDEISLDKVKELNPEMIVISPGPKTPDEAGISVEIIKKFYKTIPILGICLGHQSLIQVLGGKIIKAETPVHGKVEEISHTGEGVFKGLKNPIKVTRYHSLIADRSKLPEELMITAETAGGEIMGVRHKKYLLEGVQFHPEALLTECGHEMLANFLAEAKTKN encoded by the coding sequence ATGATATTAATGATAGACAATTACGACTCTTTTACCTATAATCTGGTTCAATATTTAAATGAATTGGGAGAAGAGGTAAGGGTGTACAGGAATGATGAGATAAGCCTGGATAAAGTGAAGGAATTAAACCCTGAGATGATAGTTATATCTCCCGGGCCTAAAACACCAGATGAGGCAGGAATAAGTGTAGAGATAATAAAAAAATTCTATAAAACTATACCTATATTGGGAATCTGCCTGGGGCATCAGTCTTTGATCCAGGTATTGGGCGGTAAAATAATAAAGGCTGAAACACCGGTTCATGGGAAGGTAGAAGAGATAAGTCATACTGGAGAAGGAGTTTTTAAAGGTCTTAAAAACCCGATAAAGGTGACAAGGTACCACTCTCTTATAGCTGACAGAAGTAAACTGCCGGAAGAACTGATGATTACAGCAGAGACTGCCGGTGGTGAGATAATGGGTGTAAGACATAAAAAATATCTTTTAGAGGGAGTGCAGTTTCACCCTGAAGCTCTCCTGACAGAGTGCGGGCATGAGATGCTGGCTAATTTTTTAGCAGAAGCAAAAACAAAAAACTGA
- the pabB gene encoding aminodeoxychorismate synthase component I, whose translation MKKAKIIEFKSNLNSMELFEAVKKDGNYPFFLDSGMDSEKLGRYSFIGVDPFLVIKSEGNRVSLEEDGKIKTMEGNPLDILQEKLNLYKIEREEIPFVGGGVGYFSYELAHLMEKLPNTVKKDVDIPEMVMGFYDGIIIIDHRDDKKYIGAIGFKQNIEEIIKKIEKNIEQYEKKIKTEEIGKKVIKNRDINSNMTEDYYLASIKKLKDYIYSGDIYQVNFTQRFQCDFQGDSNELYKNLKLINPAPFAAYLDFGEGEIISSSPERFIKLTDGTIETRPMKGTRPRGKSKAEDEKLKAELINSEKDRAELLMIVDLMRNDISRVAKTGSVKVTELFHLEEYATVLQMVATIEGELKDELSAVDIIKATFPGGSITGAPKIRAMEIIDELETTARNIYTGSIGYLGFDGDMDLNIAIRTIVLKDGSAYFQVGGGIVWDSDPHEEYEESLVKGRALVKALNIT comes from the coding sequence ATGAAAAAAGCAAAAATTATAGAATTTAAAAGTAATTTAAATAGTATGGAATTATTTGAAGCTGTGAAAAAAGATGGAAACTACCCGTTTTTTTTGGATAGCGGGATGGACAGTGAAAAATTGGGAAGATATTCATTTATAGGAGTAGACCCATTTTTAGTGATAAAATCAGAAGGAAACAGGGTAAGTTTAGAGGAAGACGGGAAGATAAAAACAATGGAGGGAAATCCCCTGGATATTTTACAGGAAAAATTAAATCTGTATAAAATTGAGAGGGAGGAGATCCCCTTTGTAGGCGGAGGAGTAGGATATTTTTCCTACGAATTGGCTCATCTCATGGAAAAACTCCCAAATACAGTAAAGAAAGATGTGGATATTCCTGAAATGGTCATGGGTTTTTATGACGGGATCATAATAATAGATCATAGGGATGACAAAAAATATATAGGGGCAATAGGATTTAAACAAAATATAGAGGAAATAATAAAAAAAATAGAAAAGAATATAGAACAGTATGAAAAAAAAATAAAAACAGAAGAAATAGGAAAAAAGGTTATAAAAAATAGAGATATAAATTCCAATATGACAGAGGATTATTATCTGGCATCCATAAAAAAATTAAAGGACTATATCTATTCAGGGGATATCTATCAGGTGAATTTTACCCAAAGGTTTCAGTGTGACTTTCAAGGGGACTCCAATGAATTATATAAAAATTTAAAATTAATAAACCCGGCTCCATTTGCCGCATACTTAGATTTTGGAGAGGGGGAAATAATATCCAGCTCACCAGAAAGATTTATAAAACTAACTGACGGAACAATAGAAACAAGACCTATGAAGGGGACCAGACCCCGTGGGAAATCAAAAGCAGAAGATGAAAAACTAAAGGCGGAGCTGATAAACAGTGAAAAAGACAGGGCTGAACTACTGATGATAGTAGACCTTATGAGAAACGATATAAGCAGGGTAGCCAAAACAGGAAGTGTAAAGGTAACAGAGTTATTTCACCTGGAAGAGTATGCCACAGTGTTACAGATGGTAGCCACAATAGAAGGGGAATTAAAGGATGAATTATCGGCAGTAGACATAATAAAAGCAACATTTCCAGGGGGATCTATCACAGGTGCTCCTAAAATAAGAGCCATGGAGATAATCGACGAACTGGAGACAACGGCTAGAAATATATATACCGGGAGTATAGGATACCTGGGGTTTGATGGTGATATGGATCTGAATATCGCCATTAGAACAATAGTTTTAAAGGATGGATCGGCATACTTTCAAGTAGGAGGAGGGATTGTCTGGGACTCAGATCCCCATGAAGAATATGAGGAAAGTCTGGTAAAGGGCCGGGCATTGGTGAAGGCATTGAACATAACTTAG